In one window of Miscanthus floridulus cultivar M001 chromosome 12, ASM1932011v1, whole genome shotgun sequence DNA:
- the LOC136496939 gene encoding probable inorganic phosphate transporter 1-5, translating to MAHDHKVLDALDAAKTQWYHFTAVVIAGMGFFTDAYDLFSISLVTKLLGRIYYFNPNSKTPGSLPPNVSAAVNGVAFCGTLAGQLFFGWLGDKMGRKKVYGMTLMLMVVCCLASGLSFGSTPKGVMATLCFFRFWLGFGIGGDYPLSATIMSEYANKRTRGAFIAAVFAMQGFGNLTGGIVAIVVSAAFKARFDAPAYRDDPAGSTVPQADYAWRIVLMFGAIPALLTYYWRMKMPETARYTALVAKNAKQATSDMARVLNVELAEEQQKAKAEEALERRPEEYGLFSRQFAKRHGLHLLGTTVCWFTLDIAFYSQNLFQKDIYAAVNWLPRADTMNALEEMFKISRAQTLVALCGTIPGYWFTVFFIDIIGRFAIQLGGFFFMTAFMLGLAIPYHHWTTPGHHVGFVVMYAFTFFFANFGPNSTTFVVAAEIFPARLRSTCHGISSAAGKSGAIVGSFGFLYAAQSTDPTKTDAGYPPGIGVRNSLFMLAGCNVIGFLFTFLVPESKGKSLEELSGENKDEEAAAPGQSNQQQTVPTDLSE from the coding sequence ATGGCACACGATCACAAGGTGCTCGACGCGCTGGACGCAGCAAAGACACAGTGGTACCACTTCACGGCGGTGGTGATCGCCGGCATGGGCTTCTTCACCGACGCCTACGACctcttctccatctcgctcgtCACCAAGCTCCTCGGCCGCATCTActacttcaaccccaactccaagACCCCCGGCTCCCTCCCGCCCAACGTCTCTGCCGCCGTCAATGGCGTGGCGTTCTGCGGTACGCTCGCCGGCCAGCTCTTCTTCGGCTGGCTGGGCGACAAGATGGGCCGCAAGAAGGTGTACGGCATGACGCTGATGCTCATGGTCGTCTGCTGCCTCGCGTCCGGCCTCTCGTTCGGGTCCACGCCCAAGGGCGTCATGGCCACGCTCTGCTTCTTCCGCTTCTGGCTCGGCTTCGGCATCGGCGGCGACTACCCACTGTCTGCGACCATCATGTCCGAGTACGCCAACAAGCGGACGCGCGGCGCGTTCATCGCCGCCGTCTTCGCCATGCAGGGCTTCGGAAACCTCACCGGTGGCATCGTCGCCATCGTCGTCTCGGCGGCGTTCAAGGCTCGCTTCGACGCGCCGGCGTACAGGGACGACCCCGCCGGTTCCACGGTGCCGCAGGCCGACTACGCGTGGCGCATCGTCCTCATGTTCGGCGCCATCCCGGCGCTGCTCACCTACTACTGGCGCATGAAGATGCCCGAGACGGCGCGGTACACCGCGCTAGTCGCCAAGAACGCCAAGCAGGCGACGTCTGACATGGCGCGTGTGCTCAACGTCGAGCTCGCCGAGGAACAGCAGAAGGCGAAGGCGGAGGAAGCGCTCGAGCGGCGCCCCGAGGAGTACGGGCTCTTCTCCCGGCAGTTTGCCAAGCGGCACGGCCTGCACCTGCTGGGCACGACGGTGTGCTGGTTCACACTGGACATCGCCTTTTACTCGCAGAACCTGTTCCAGAAGGACATCTACGCCGCCGTGAACTGGCTGCCCAGGGCGGACACCATGAACGCCCTAGAGGAGATGTTCAAGATCTCCCGCGCGCAGACGCTCGTCGCGCTGTGCGGCACCATCCCGGGCTACTGGTTCACCGTCTTCTTCATTGACATCATCGGCCGCTTCGCCATCCAGCTCGGCGGCTTCTTCTTCATGACGGCGTTCATGCTCGGCCTCGCCATCCCGTACCACCACTGGACCACGCCAGGGCACCACGTCGGCTTCGTCGTCATGTACGCGTTCACCTTCTTCTTCGCCAACTTCGGTCCAAACTCCACCACCTTCGTCGTGGCGGCAGAGATCTTCCCAGCAAGGCTGCGGTCCACCTGCCACGGCATCTCTTCAGCTGCAGGGAAGTCTGGCGCTATTGTCGGGTCATTCGGGTTCCTGTACGCGGCGCAGAGCACGGATCCCACCAAGACAGACGCAGGGTACCCGCCGGGCATCGGAGTGCGCAACTCGCTGTTCATGCTCGCCGGATGCAATGTCATCGGCTTCCTGTTCACGTTCCTGGTGCCGGAGTCCAAGGGGAAGTCGCTGGAGGAGCTCTCCGGCGAGAACAAGGACGAGGAGGCAGCAGCACCTGGCCAGAGTAACCAGCAGCAGACCGTGCCGACAGATTTGAGTGAATAA